In Limisalsivibrio acetivorans, one genomic interval encodes:
- a CDS encoding pilus assembly FimT family protein — MRNVRISSTCPNRVGFTLIEMLISVLIMSIIIGLSAYAFRHYLNSAARVNLPFKPETAHISYLRDSIKSTFHYIYEARGNDGLMHNKYFFHGTGGSLKFVTAKPFFGEELAVTEIFLDGETLSVRQAPVYDKVNTYKNPQFPERTTKLYPVYNDVSEISFTYEWGDNSTNEIDGIIPELVKISFNRNGREREIFYAIKSGFNEKLDMVNHYGGAE, encoded by the coding sequence ATGAGAAACGTGCGGATATCATCAACATGTCCCAATAGGGTGGGCTTCACCCTTATAGAGATGCTTATCTCCGTGCTTATTATGTCCATAATAATAGGCCTCTCTGCGTATGCCTTTCGTCATTATCTCAACTCCGCCGCAAGGGTAAACCTACCCTTCAAGCCGGAAACAGCCCACATATCCTATCTGCGTGACTCCATAAAAAGCACCTTCCATTACATATATGAGGCAAGAGGAAACGACGGGCTCATGCACAACAAGTATTTTTTCCATGGAACTGGAGGAAGTCTGAAGTTTGTGACGGCAAAACCGTTCTTCGGTGAAGAGCTTGCAGTTACAGAGATATTTCTGGACGGAGAGACCCTCAGCGTACGTCAGGCACCGGTATATGATAAAGTGAACACCTACAAGAATCCTCAATTTCCGGAAAGGACTACAAAGCTATACCCCGTTTACAACGATGTCTCTGAGATCTCCTTCACTTACGAATGGGGTGACAACAGCACGAACGAGATCGACGGGATAATCCCCGAACTGGTTAAGATCTCCTTCAACAGGAACGGCAGAGAAAGGGAGATCTTCTACGCTATAAAAAGCGGGTTCAACGAAAAGCTGGATATGGTGAACCACTACGGGGGCGCTGAATGA
- a CDS encoding prepilin-type N-terminal cleavage/methylation domain-containing protein, translating to MNKQGFTIVEVLVAMVVVTAAIAVANMSYKIYLDRAAAMQKYELLYNTALSLKDTIEAGELSDGKSMQGELNGFEWDAEVNLLANNRNYHYAQADVSERNEGAFEMYLYRIDLTVGGQETEFYRTVYEKRADIINMSQ from the coding sequence GTGAATAAACAGGGCTTCACCATCGTGGAGGTGTTGGTGGCCATGGTTGTGGTCACAGCCGCCATCGCCGTTGCAAATATGTCCTACAAGATCTACCTCGACCGCGCCGCCGCCATGCAGAAATACGAGCTGCTGTACAATACAGCCCTCTCCCTCAAGGACACCATCGAGGCTGGCGAGCTGAGTGACGGCAAATCTATGCAGGGGGAGCTTAACGGCTTTGAATGGGATGCAGAGGTGAACCTTCTGGCAAACAACAGGAACTACCACTACGCCCAGGCGGATGTCTCCGAGCGGAATGAAGGAGCCTTTGAGATGTACCTCTACCGGATAGACCTCACGGTTGGCGGACAGGAGACAGAGTTTTACAGGACGGTATATGAGAAACGTGCGGATATCATCAACATGTCCCAATAG
- a CDS encoding type II secretion system protein, with amino-acid sequence MRRGFTLIEILVVMAILTAAVALVAPASIRSLDRFDRYLEENRVRFNETKVFFYEFAKDSECRLEDGEVVCE; translated from the coding sequence ATGAGAAGAGGCTTCACCCTTATAGAAATCCTTGTTGTTATGGCGATACTCACCGCCGCAGTTGCCCTCGTGGCCCCAGCCAGTATACGTTCGCTCGACAGGTTCGACCGCTACCTTGAGGAGAACCGTGTCCGGTTCAATGAAACAAAGGTATTCTTCTACGAATTCGCCAAGGACAGCGAGTGCCGCCTTGAGGATGGGGAGGTTGTCTGTGAATAA
- a CDS encoding type II secretion system F family protein: MRILRYQGIKDGGEKVSGTYAGDEASLVKEMRSQGIIVTEIKEEKSRSKGRLNKKSFHEGVERLYYLLSAGMKIDEALRIVVKNTENAAASAFWQNVLTYLKQGQVFSTALKNAAEENELRIEEFYLNIIGVGEEVGDISDALKTVMEHADFKSKMMAEIRSALAYPSFLLGMSLVAVFFISAFILPKFASIFNESEMARIPAISKLLIDFGKAVNANMKEFVIGFLAIIGLSGWLISTEGFRRQLRDLVDKTPYLRDLSRKMELSGAFSSLGAMLGGGVEITKAFSMTAKGMRNPELESVMKNTADEIKKGKRVSEVWSTSDAIPGEAVSLVVVGERSARLPEIFRNLGERYLLDFKTAVSRMLTLLEPAVIVLLGLFIAVIVVAIMLAVVSISDISV; this comes from the coding sequence ATGAGAATACTCCGTTATCAGGGGATCAAGGACGGGGGCGAAAAGGTCTCCGGCACTTATGCGGGTGATGAAGCCTCCCTTGTGAAGGAGATGCGCTCCCAGGGGATCATCGTCACCGAGATAAAGGAAGAGAAGAGCCGCAGCAAGGGTAGGCTCAACAAGAAGAGCTTCCACGAAGGTGTGGAGAGGCTCTATTACCTCCTCTCCGCCGGAATGAAGATAGACGAGGCACTGCGCATCGTTGTTAAGAACACAGAGAACGCCGCCGCCTCCGCCTTCTGGCAGAATGTACTCACATACCTTAAGCAGGGGCAGGTTTTCTCCACAGCCCTCAAGAACGCCGCCGAAGAGAACGAACTGCGCATCGAGGAGTTCTATCTTAATATCATAGGCGTGGGGGAAGAGGTGGGGGACATCTCGGATGCCCTCAAAACGGTAATGGAGCATGCGGACTTCAAATCGAAGATGATGGCGGAGATACGCTCCGCACTCGCCTACCCCTCATTCCTGCTCGGGATGAGCCTTGTGGCCGTCTTCTTCATATCCGCTTTCATACTCCCCAAGTTTGCATCCATATTCAATGAATCGGAGATGGCAAGGATTCCTGCCATCTCAAAACTGCTCATAGATTTCGGCAAGGCGGTAAACGCCAATATGAAGGAATTCGTAATCGGCTTCCTCGCTATTATAGGCCTCTCGGGATGGCTCATAAGCACCGAAGGCTTCAGAAGACAACTGAGAGACCTTGTGGATAAAACCCCGTACCTGCGGGATCTCTCCCGCAAGATGGAGCTTTCCGGCGCATTCAGCTCCCTCGGCGCCATGCTCGGCGGTGGTGTTGAGATCACAAAAGCCTTCAGCATGACCGCTAAAGGTATGCGCAACCCGGAGCTTGAAAGCGTTATGAAGAACACCGCCGATGAGATAAAGAAGGGGAAGCGGGTGAGCGAGGTGTGGTCAACCAGCGATGCGATACCCGGCGAGGCGGTTTCCCTCGTTGTCGTGGGTGAACGCTCTGCCAGACTCCCCGAAATATTCCGCAACCTCGGCGAAAGATACCTTCTGGACTTCAAAACCGCTGTAAGCCGTATGCTTACACTGCTGGAGCCTGCGGTAATCGTACTCCTCGGTCTTTTTATCGCCGTAATCGTTGTGGCTATTATGCTTGCCGTTGTGAGCATAAGCGATATTAGCGTTTGA
- a CDS encoding GspE/PulE family protein, whose amino-acid sequence MKKLFGEILTERNACTVEDIDKALEVQKSYGGKIGTILMNMGTITEEQLLTSLAEQLSLTYAKDIDGLTPYDTGVDWKILVRTGIIPVSENDGRIKTLTNEPLQMEIFSLIETVTGKRHEIVLTREENINRLAAMVEETEIESSTNLVLDIDDEVDRLKELASEAPVIKLVNTLMNKAMEQNASDIHYESLKNSMVVRFRVDGIMHHVETVPLRLKLAVITRLKLLSGMNIAENRLPQDGRISMKIAGKEIDIRASSVPTQHGESFVLRLLGKDNLDYSLDSLGFYADHRQIIETVTSKPNGIFLTTGPTGSGKTTTLYSVLNRLNGEDVKIITVEDPVEYEFSGINQIQVKPEIGYKFSNALRSILRQDPDIIMVGEIRDKETAEIAIQASLTGHLVLSTLHTNSALAAVTRLLDMGVDYFLVKASLVGLMAQRLVRRVCPNCAEKDPGADEARRIYDIDRIIENSGFAGSFNPMKGKGCAHCGGTGYKGRMVISEIAPFDRQLAAAFQEDPSFSDLHAVNQRTMIEDGLLKYAEGKTSLDEILRVVQ is encoded by the coding sequence ATGAAAAAGCTGTTCGGCGAGATACTAACAGAGCGAAACGCATGCACCGTTGAGGATATAGACAAGGCCCTTGAGGTGCAGAAATCCTACGGCGGAAAGATCGGAACCATACTGATGAATATGGGGACGATCACCGAGGAACAGCTCCTCACTTCACTGGCTGAACAGCTCAGCCTCACCTACGCAAAGGACATAGACGGTCTCACCCCCTATGACACAGGGGTGGACTGGAAGATCCTCGTGCGCACAGGGATCATACCCGTATCCGAAAACGACGGAAGAATCAAAACCCTCACAAACGAACCGCTCCAGATGGAGATATTCTCCCTCATCGAAACGGTAACCGGCAAACGCCATGAGATCGTACTCACCAGAGAGGAGAACATAAACCGTCTCGCCGCCATGGTGGAGGAGACGGAGATAGAGAGCAGTACAAACCTTGTCCTTGATATCGACGACGAGGTGGACAGGCTCAAGGAACTCGCCTCCGAGGCCCCTGTAATTAAGCTGGTGAATACACTCATGAATAAGGCGATGGAGCAGAATGCCTCGGATATCCACTACGAATCACTCAAGAACAGCATGGTTGTCCGCTTCCGTGTGGACGGCATCATGCACCATGTGGAGACTGTTCCATTAAGGCTGAAGCTTGCTGTGATAACAAGGCTAAAGCTACTCTCCGGCATGAACATAGCGGAGAACCGGCTCCCGCAGGACGGGCGGATATCCATGAAGATAGCGGGGAAGGAGATCGATATCAGAGCCTCCTCCGTACCCACCCAGCACGGGGAAAGCTTCGTGCTTCGTCTGCTCGGAAAGGATAATCTGGACTACTCCCTTGACAGCCTCGGCTTCTACGCCGACCACAGGCAGATCATCGAAACGGTTACATCAAAGCCCAACGGAATATTTCTCACCACAGGACCCACGGGCTCCGGTAAAACAACAACGCTTTACTCTGTTCTCAACCGTCTGAACGGTGAGGATGTCAAAATAATCACCGTGGAAGATCCGGTGGAGTACGAATTCAGTGGTATCAACCAGATCCAGGTAAAGCCGGAGATTGGGTACAAGTTCAGCAATGCACTCAGAAGTATACTCCGTCAGGACCCAGATATTATAATGGTCGGCGAGATCAGGGACAAAGAGACCGCAGAGATCGCCATACAGGCTTCACTCACAGGCCACCTCGTTCTATCCACGCTCCATACAAACTCCGCACTGGCCGCTGTCACAAGGCTTCTAGACATGGGTGTGGACTACTTCCTTGTCAAGGCGTCCCTCGTAGGGCTCATGGCACAGAGGCTTGTCAGAAGGGTATGCCCCAACTGTGCAGAGAAGGATCCCGGCGCCGATGAGGCAAGAAGGATCTACGACATAGACAGGATCATAGAAAACTCCGGTTTTGCAGGGAGCTTTAACCCGATGAAAGGGAAGGGCTGTGCCCACTGCGGCGGAACAGGCTATAAAGGGCGTATGGTTATCAGCGAGATAGCCCCCTTCGACCGGCAGCTCGCCGCCGCATTTCAGGAGGATCCCTCCTTCAGCGATCTCCATGCCGTAAACCAGAGAACGATGATCGAGGACGGACTGCTTAAATACGCCGAGGGTAAGACATCTCTGGATGAGATTCTGCGGGTTGTTCAATGA
- the gspG gene encoding type II secretion system major pseudopilin GspG has translation MLRKKTDRRGFTLIEVLVVMIIISLLASLVAPKLFKQLGKSQTRTAEAQIEMISTALDAFRLDVGRYPTTEEGLEILWTKPGDLEKYDGPYLPKPVNGDPWGGEYHYEAPGENDRPFELYTLGADGKEGGERENQDVSYWE, from the coding sequence ATGCTCCGCAAGAAAACCGACAGAAGAGGTTTCACACTTATAGAGGTGCTGGTGGTTATGATAATCATATCCCTGCTGGCCTCCCTCGTTGCTCCCAAGCTTTTCAAACAGCTTGGCAAATCCCAGACAAGAACCGCCGAGGCGCAGATTGAGATGATAAGCACAGCCCTTGATGCCTTCCGGCTCGATGTGGGGAGATACCCCACCACCGAAGAGGGGCTGGAAATACTATGGACGAAGCCGGGTGATCTCGAAAAATACGATGGACCCTACCTCCCCAAACCGGTAAACGGCGATCCCTGGGGGGGGGAGTACCATTACGAGGCGCCTGGTGAAAACGACCGCCCCTTCGAGCTCTACACCCTCGGTGCGGACGGCAAAGAAGGCGGGGAGCGGGAGAATCAGGACGTCTCCTACTGGGAATAG
- a CDS encoding secretin N-terminal domain-containing protein: protein MINGRRIAVFTICALFIVLAGCTTASEKKVRGPIFKTAYEKARVNKAEVENTFADDEAPQTEEELMERKKDIVEVPTLMEGYSGGAVFVENTSYDATELKLPSGDVNISVDDIPVKEFIITVFGDIFGVTYNMDPEVEKINKGITLQMTESMESDDFMNLVVELLKRHNVDVEINNGAFFFSRGRGNYQAEPEKPLVIIGKDLPVGLNPHTMVTQVIPVQYINPDYYKSFIQKHALGFGSKVDTVPGTKTMMITDRLSDVKRAVKLVEAFDRPQLFGKKTKLYYFDNMLPSEFKVEIEKILKTQGYEIAESGNDPGVLFIPIDRIEALLVAYSNDKWNETINFWKEKLDKEVFTGEKKRLFVYKPKNRDAESLRSVFESLVSGAKTPRPSAQDNQEETASVKSNEGSVELKDFSISISVDEGRNQLLISATPAEYKEFLRVAEKLDSLPNQVLVEVTIADVTLTDALQYGIEWYLKQSGDFNGAIQTMGGLGVGGAGLVYSAANESGYFKTLMNAFAENDLINVISTPHILVLDGKNASINVGTEVPVVTSETSAGDLGGTDNNPTIVRNVQYRSTGVSLSVTPVVNSDGFLTMTISQELSEAQSNSTSSIDSPIILNRSIQTEVNLKSGETVLLGGLIRENESESMNKIPLLGDIPILGHLFKVQSMSKQKTELIIQITPYILSQADDVRNIADAVEKEFELINREER from the coding sequence ATGATAAACGGCAGAAGGATCGCTGTTTTTACCATATGCGCCCTTTTCATTGTTTTGGCCGGATGTACTACGGCGAGCGAGAAGAAGGTTCGGGGTCCTATATTCAAGACAGCCTACGAGAAAGCGAGGGTCAATAAGGCTGAGGTTGAGAATACCTTTGCCGATGATGAGGCTCCCCAGACCGAAGAAGAATTGATGGAAAGAAAGAAGGATATCGTTGAGGTTCCCACTCTGATGGAAGGGTATTCCGGCGGAGCTGTTTTCGTTGAGAACACCAGCTACGACGCCACAGAGCTAAAGCTCCCCTCCGGCGACGTGAATATTTCCGTTGATGACATACCTGTTAAGGAATTCATTATTACCGTTTTCGGTGATATTTTCGGCGTTACATATAATATGGATCCCGAAGTAGAGAAGATTAATAAAGGTATCACACTCCAGATGACCGAGAGCATGGAGAGTGACGACTTCATGAACCTCGTTGTGGAGCTGCTTAAGAGGCACAATGTTGATGTAGAGATAAACAACGGAGCGTTCTTTTTCAGCAGAGGGAGAGGCAACTATCAGGCAGAGCCGGAGAAGCCCCTCGTTATTATTGGAAAGGATCTCCCTGTCGGACTCAATCCGCATACAATGGTAACACAGGTGATTCCGGTGCAGTACATAAACCCTGATTACTATAAGTCATTTATACAGAAGCATGCCCTTGGCTTTGGCTCTAAAGTGGATACTGTTCCAGGAACAAAGACCATGATGATCACCGATAGGCTCTCAGACGTGAAAAGAGCTGTAAAGCTTGTGGAGGCATTCGACAGGCCCCAGCTTTTCGGCAAGAAGACAAAGCTTTACTACTTCGATAATATGTTGCCGTCTGAATTTAAAGTGGAAATTGAGAAGATCCTTAAAACCCAGGGCTATGAGATTGCAGAAAGCGGAAACGACCCCGGTGTACTGTTTATACCAATTGATAGAATAGAGGCACTCCTTGTGGCCTACAGCAATGATAAATGGAACGAGACCATAAACTTCTGGAAAGAAAAACTTGATAAAGAGGTTTTTACAGGGGAGAAGAAGCGTCTCTTTGTATATAAGCCCAAGAACAGGGACGCCGAAAGTCTGCGCAGTGTATTTGAATCATTGGTCAGCGGGGCAAAAACACCCAGGCCTTCTGCTCAGGATAACCAAGAAGAGACTGCGAGTGTTAAAAGCAATGAAGGATCGGTGGAGCTTAAGGATTTTAGTATAAGCATCTCCGTGGACGAGGGGAGAAACCAGCTACTCATCTCTGCCACGCCTGCCGAATACAAAGAGTTTCTGCGTGTTGCGGAAAAGCTGGACTCACTCCCGAATCAGGTCCTTGTTGAAGTGACCATCGCCGATGTAACGCTTACCGATGCATTGCAGTATGGAATAGAATGGTACCTGAAACAGAGCGGCGATTTCAACGGTGCTATCCAGACCATGGGAGGGCTTGGTGTAGGCGGAGCAGGTCTTGTCTACAGTGCGGCTAATGAGTCCGGTTATTTCAAGACGCTCATGAACGCCTTTGCTGAGAATGACCTAATTAATGTCATTTCAACCCCACATATTCTGGTCCTTGACGGCAAGAATGCCAGTATAAATGTTGGTACCGAGGTGCCTGTTGTTACTTCGGAAACCTCAGCAGGCGACCTCGGAGGTACTGATAATAACCCCACAATTGTTAGAAATGTTCAGTACAGGAGTACAGGGGTAAGCCTTAGTGTTACTCCAGTTGTGAACTCCGACGGGTTTTTAACTATGACAATCTCGCAGGAGCTGAGCGAGGCGCAGAGCAACAGTACATCAAGCATTGACTCCCCGATAATCCTGAACAGAAGCATTCAAACAGAGGTAAATCTTAAGTCCGGCGAGACAGTTCTCCTGGGTGGTCTTATAAGAGAAAACGAAAGTGAATCAATGAACAAGATACCCCTCCTTGGAGATATCCCCATTCTGGGGCATTTATTTAAGGTTCAGTCTATGTCGAAGCAGAAAACAGAGTTGATCATTCAGATAACACCGTATATACTTTCTCAGGCTGATGATGTAAGAAACATCGCCGATGCAGTGGAAAAGGAGTTTGAACTCATTAATCGTGAAGAGAGGTAA